The following proteins come from a genomic window of Sorghum bicolor cultivar BTx623 chromosome 3, Sorghum_bicolor_NCBIv3, whole genome shotgun sequence:
- the LOC8068051 gene encoding protein PLASTID MOVEMENT IMPAIRED 2 isoform X2: protein MDEVPGRSSSVRATRSIFGESIGGRKPETNRARNVLGQQNLSPEIKQLAKSTTGKLNERKAAVDRERAGAESELSRARAMAKELERQIEQAKARASSKRSEPHAFRATRASRKGPEDARSSQSQEERDAAEYAEVSRELDRARRELLRLRLEVKAAAEAKTKAESDIVASAINIQSNLRAADEMKRLVDEANEEHVLVELARIEAEREHREIDAQRRADAERFAGEMEATRAKIEALRKDVSRAREMEAKLAVTNADVEVLQAEMELVRAMERNSVKNDDTAGAEAEDKALLQTAEAELDAAKKELESIKAGSFQFMTSMDSARTEIMRVSEEVNRLREQEKKADAQVQQLNAKLLKARDRLEALTATNERSKAIVSSMTSALQQLRDEKEAARKEEELTELEQLCVRAETENVNAEIAVTEARIQQSVKELEAAKAAEAKAMKKLKAAVEGTMRARASQGSRTITISRFEYEYLSGRAALVRVVAEKKVSAAQAWVQAIKAGEKELAARAEAAERVTAELRAREAEAAAEAERAAGEQKALEQELYDLNAAAERDGLLCAYPRRRSTRVSATMRRARARRSSVSSSAGIRNPRTPSFTIKRKKKVMPSLFKLIKQRKDNSAR, encoded by the exons ATGGATGAGGTCCCGGGAAGAAGTAGCTCCGTGAGAGCTACAAGGAGCATCTTTGGCGAAAGCATCGGTGGGAGGAAGCCGGAGACGAACAGGGCAAGGAATGTTCTAGGACAACAG AATTTGTCACCGGAGATCAAGCAGCTAGCAAAATCCACCACGGGTAAGCTCAATGAACGCAAGGCCGCCGTGGACAGAGAAAGAGCCGGCGCCGAGTCCGAGCTGTCGAGGGCGCGCGCCATGGCGAAGGAGCTGGAGCGCCAAATCGAGCAGGCCAAGGCCAGGGCGTCGTCCAAGAGGTCCGAGCCCCACGCATTTCGGGCGACCAGGGCAAGCAGGAAGGGACCGGAGGATGCGCGGAGCTCGCAGTCGCAGGAGGAGCGCGACGCTGCCGAGTACGCGGAGGTGTCGCGGGAGCTGGACCGTGCCAGGCGGGAGCTGCTCAGGCTGCGGCTGGAGGTGAAGGCCGCGGCGGAGGCCAAGACCAAGGCCGAGAGCGACATCGTGGCGTCGGCGATAAACATCCAGTCCAACCTGCGCGCCGCCgacgagatgaagcggctggtGGACGAGGCGAACGAGGAGCACGTCCTGGTGGAGCTCGCGCGCATCGAGGCCGAGCGGGAGCACCGCGAGATCGACGCCCAGCGGCGCGCCGACGCCGAGCGGTTCGCCGGGGAAATGGAGGCCACCAGGGCCAAGATCGAGGCGCTGCGGAAGGACGTGAGCCGCGCGCGGGAGATGGAGGCGAAGCTCGCCGTGACGAACGCCGACGTGGAGGTCCTGCAGGCCGAGATGGAGCTGGTCCGCGCCATGGAGAGGAACAGTGTCAAGAACGACGACACCGCGGGTGCGGAGGCTGAGGACAAGGCACTGCTGCAGACTGCGGAGGCCGAGCTGGACGCGGCCAAGAAAGAGCTGGAGAGCATCAAGGCCGGGAGCTTCCAGTTCATGACGTCCATGGACAGCGCGCGCACCGAGATCATGCGAGTGTCCGAGGAGGTGAACCGGCTCAGGGAGCAGGAGAAGAAGGCGGACGCGCAGGTGCAGCAGCTGAACGCCAAGCTGCTGAAGGCGAGGGACCGGTTGGAGGCCCTCACGGCGACTAACGAGCGGTCCAAGGCGATCGTTTCAAGCATGACGTCGGCGCTGCAGCAGCTGCGGGACGAGAAAGAGGCGGCGAGGAAAGAGGAGGAGCTGACCGAGCTTGAGCAACTGTGCGTGCGCGCCGAGACCGAGAACGTGAACGCCGAGATCGCCGTGACCGAGGCACGGATACAGCAGTCCGTGAAGGAGCTCGAGGCGGCGAAGGCGGCCGAGGCCAAGgcgatgaagaagctcaaggccGCCGTGGAAGGCACAATGCGGGCGAGGGCGTCACAGGGGTCGCGGACCATAACCATCTCGCGGTTCGAGTACGAGTACCTGAGCGGGCGCGCGGCGCTGGTCCGCGTGGTGGCCGAGAAGAAGGTGTCCGCGGCGCAGGCGTGGGTGCAGGCGATCAAGGCAGGCGAGAAGGAGCtggcggcgcgcgcggaggcCGCGGAGCGCGTGACAGCCGAGCTGCGCGCCAGGGAggccgaggcggcggcggaggcggagagAGCGGCGGGCGAGCAGAAGGCGCTGGAGCAGGAGCTGTACGACCTGAACGCGGCGGCCGAGCGGGACGGACTGCTGTGCGCGTACCCGCGGCGGCGGTCGACCAGGGTGTCGGCGACGATGCGGAGGGCGAGGGCGCGGCGGTCGTCCGTGTCGTCATCGGCGGGGATCCGGAACCCGCGGACGCCGTCGTTCACcatcaagaggaagaagaaggtgatgCCCAGCCTCTTCAAGCTCATCAAGCAGAGGAAAGACAACAGCGCGAGATGA
- the LOC8068051 gene encoding protein PLASTID MOVEMENT IMPAIRED 2 isoform X1: protein MDEVPGRSSSVRATRSIFGESIGGRKPETNRARNVLGQQQNLSPEIKQLAKSTTGKLNERKAAVDRERAGAESELSRARAMAKELERQIEQAKARASSKRSEPHAFRATRASRKGPEDARSSQSQEERDAAEYAEVSRELDRARRELLRLRLEVKAAAEAKTKAESDIVASAINIQSNLRAADEMKRLVDEANEEHVLVELARIEAEREHREIDAQRRADAERFAGEMEATRAKIEALRKDVSRAREMEAKLAVTNADVEVLQAEMELVRAMERNSVKNDDTAGAEAEDKALLQTAEAELDAAKKELESIKAGSFQFMTSMDSARTEIMRVSEEVNRLREQEKKADAQVQQLNAKLLKARDRLEALTATNERSKAIVSSMTSALQQLRDEKEAARKEEELTELEQLCVRAETENVNAEIAVTEARIQQSVKELEAAKAAEAKAMKKLKAAVEGTMRARASQGSRTITISRFEYEYLSGRAALVRVVAEKKVSAAQAWVQAIKAGEKELAARAEAAERVTAELRAREAEAAAEAERAAGEQKALEQELYDLNAAAERDGLLCAYPRRRSTRVSATMRRARARRSSVSSSAGIRNPRTPSFTIKRKKKVMPSLFKLIKQRKDNSAR, encoded by the exons ATGGATGAGGTCCCGGGAAGAAGTAGCTCCGTGAGAGCTACAAGGAGCATCTTTGGCGAAAGCATCGGTGGGAGGAAGCCGGAGACGAACAGGGCAAGGAATGTTCTAGGACAACAG CAGAATTTGTCACCGGAGATCAAGCAGCTAGCAAAATCCACCACGGGTAAGCTCAATGAACGCAAGGCCGCCGTGGACAGAGAAAGAGCCGGCGCCGAGTCCGAGCTGTCGAGGGCGCGCGCCATGGCGAAGGAGCTGGAGCGCCAAATCGAGCAGGCCAAGGCCAGGGCGTCGTCCAAGAGGTCCGAGCCCCACGCATTTCGGGCGACCAGGGCAAGCAGGAAGGGACCGGAGGATGCGCGGAGCTCGCAGTCGCAGGAGGAGCGCGACGCTGCCGAGTACGCGGAGGTGTCGCGGGAGCTGGACCGTGCCAGGCGGGAGCTGCTCAGGCTGCGGCTGGAGGTGAAGGCCGCGGCGGAGGCCAAGACCAAGGCCGAGAGCGACATCGTGGCGTCGGCGATAAACATCCAGTCCAACCTGCGCGCCGCCgacgagatgaagcggctggtGGACGAGGCGAACGAGGAGCACGTCCTGGTGGAGCTCGCGCGCATCGAGGCCGAGCGGGAGCACCGCGAGATCGACGCCCAGCGGCGCGCCGACGCCGAGCGGTTCGCCGGGGAAATGGAGGCCACCAGGGCCAAGATCGAGGCGCTGCGGAAGGACGTGAGCCGCGCGCGGGAGATGGAGGCGAAGCTCGCCGTGACGAACGCCGACGTGGAGGTCCTGCAGGCCGAGATGGAGCTGGTCCGCGCCATGGAGAGGAACAGTGTCAAGAACGACGACACCGCGGGTGCGGAGGCTGAGGACAAGGCACTGCTGCAGACTGCGGAGGCCGAGCTGGACGCGGCCAAGAAAGAGCTGGAGAGCATCAAGGCCGGGAGCTTCCAGTTCATGACGTCCATGGACAGCGCGCGCACCGAGATCATGCGAGTGTCCGAGGAGGTGAACCGGCTCAGGGAGCAGGAGAAGAAGGCGGACGCGCAGGTGCAGCAGCTGAACGCCAAGCTGCTGAAGGCGAGGGACCGGTTGGAGGCCCTCACGGCGACTAACGAGCGGTCCAAGGCGATCGTTTCAAGCATGACGTCGGCGCTGCAGCAGCTGCGGGACGAGAAAGAGGCGGCGAGGAAAGAGGAGGAGCTGACCGAGCTTGAGCAACTGTGCGTGCGCGCCGAGACCGAGAACGTGAACGCCGAGATCGCCGTGACCGAGGCACGGATACAGCAGTCCGTGAAGGAGCTCGAGGCGGCGAAGGCGGCCGAGGCCAAGgcgatgaagaagctcaaggccGCCGTGGAAGGCACAATGCGGGCGAGGGCGTCACAGGGGTCGCGGACCATAACCATCTCGCGGTTCGAGTACGAGTACCTGAGCGGGCGCGCGGCGCTGGTCCGCGTGGTGGCCGAGAAGAAGGTGTCCGCGGCGCAGGCGTGGGTGCAGGCGATCAAGGCAGGCGAGAAGGAGCtggcggcgcgcgcggaggcCGCGGAGCGCGTGACAGCCGAGCTGCGCGCCAGGGAggccgaggcggcggcggaggcggagagAGCGGCGGGCGAGCAGAAGGCGCTGGAGCAGGAGCTGTACGACCTGAACGCGGCGGCCGAGCGGGACGGACTGCTGTGCGCGTACCCGCGGCGGCGGTCGACCAGGGTGTCGGCGACGATGCGGAGGGCGAGGGCGCGGCGGTCGTCCGTGTCGTCATCGGCGGGGATCCGGAACCCGCGGACGCCGTCGTTCACcatcaagaggaagaagaaggtgatgCCCAGCCTCTTCAAGCTCATCAAGCAGAGGAAAGACAACAGCGCGAGATGA